In Schlegelella aquatica, one DNA window encodes the following:
- a CDS encoding peptidylprolyl isomerase, which translates to MKKTSRLALGTLSLAVSAALWLPLGAAAQNIAVVNGKPVPKERAEALMNQVVRQGQPVTPDLERQVKDEVVMREIFMQEAERRGLAQSQNYKQQMELARQAILIRELFADFQKKNPVTDAEVQAEYDKFKASAGGKEYRARHILVEKEDEAKKLIAQLKGGAKFEDLAKKNSKDPGSAANGGDLDWATPDSYVPEFSQAMVGLQKGQITDVPVKSQFGYHVIKLEDVREVKLPALDEVKPQIQQSLAQQKLAKFRDQLRDSAKTDYKFQQ; encoded by the coding sequence GCTTGGCCGTGTCTGCCGCGCTGTGGCTGCCGCTCGGCGCTGCCGCCCAGAACATCGCCGTCGTCAACGGCAAGCCGGTGCCCAAGGAGCGCGCGGAGGCGTTGATGAACCAAGTGGTCCGTCAGGGTCAACCGGTCACGCCCGATCTGGAGCGCCAGGTCAAGGACGAAGTCGTGATGCGCGAGATCTTCATGCAGGAGGCCGAGCGCCGGGGCCTGGCCCAGTCGCAGAATTACAAGCAGCAGATGGAGCTGGCCCGCCAGGCCATCCTGATCCGCGAGTTGTTCGCCGACTTCCAGAAGAAGAACCCGGTCACCGACGCCGAAGTCCAGGCCGAGTACGACAAGTTCAAGGCCTCGGCCGGCGGCAAGGAGTACCGCGCCCGTCACATCCTGGTCGAGAAGGAAGACGAGGCCAAGAAGCTGATCGCCCAGCTCAAGGGCGGTGCCAAGTTCGAGGACCTGGCCAAGAAGAACTCCAAGGACCCGGGCTCGGCCGCCAACGGCGGCGACCTCGACTGGGCAACGCCCGACAGCTACGTGCCCGAGTTCTCGCAGGCGATGGTGGGGCTGCAGAAGGGCCAGATCACCGATGTCCCGGTGAAGTCGCAGTTCGGCTACCACGTCATCAAGCTCGAGGACGTGCGCGAGGTGAAGCTGCCGGCGCTCGATGAGGTCAAGCCGCAGATCCAGCAGAGCCTGGCGCAACAGAAGCTCGCCAAGTTCCGCGACCAGCTGCGCGACTCCGCCAAGACCGACTACAAGTTCCAGCAGTGA
- a CDS encoding DUF1624 domain-containing protein, translated as MTTTAQPSFAARARAHSGAAGRYDRLDLLRAVAIVWMAVYHFCFDLNYFRLIAPQDFYRDPFWTWQRTCIVSLFLFCAGLGQAVAWQQRQPWPRFWRRWAQIAGCALLVTLGSYVMFPRSFIYFGVLHGIAVMLILVRLTAPWGRWLWLAGAIAIVLPQLVQYPVFDSRWMNWTGLVTRKPITEDYVPLLPWLGVMWWGMAAGTWVLARRPQWFSGAIPRAGAPLATLGRWSLSFYMLHQPVLIGLLMAYVQLTRG; from the coding sequence ATGACGACCACGGCTCAGCCTTCCTTTGCCGCTCGCGCCCGCGCTCACTCGGGCGCCGCCGGCCGCTACGACCGGCTCGACCTGCTGCGCGCGGTGGCCATCGTGTGGATGGCCGTCTACCACTTCTGCTTCGACCTGAATTACTTCCGTCTCATCGCACCGCAGGACTTCTATCGCGATCCCTTCTGGACCTGGCAGCGCACCTGCATCGTCTCGCTGTTCCTGTTCTGTGCGGGGCTGGGTCAGGCGGTGGCGTGGCAGCAGCGACAGCCGTGGCCGCGCTTCTGGCGCCGGTGGGCGCAGATCGCCGGGTGCGCGCTGCTCGTGACGCTCGGGTCGTACGTGATGTTCCCCCGCAGCTTCATCTACTTCGGGGTGCTGCACGGCATCGCGGTGATGCTCATCCTCGTGCGGCTGACGGCGCCCTGGGGACGGTGGCTGTGGCTCGCGGGGGCGATCGCGATCGTGCTGCCGCAGCTCGTGCAGTATCCCGTGTTCGATTCGCGTTGGATGAACTGGACGGGCCTCGTCACCCGCAAGCCCATCACCGAGGACTACGTGCCACTGCTGCCGTGGCTGGGTGTGATGTGGTGGGGCATGGCGGCGGGCACGTGGGTGCTCGCGCGCCGGCCGCAATGGTTCTCGGGGGCGATTCCCCGTGCAGGTGCCCCGCTTGCGACGTTGGGGCGCTGGAGCCTGAGCTTCTACATGCTGCACCAGCCGGTGCTGATCGGGCTCCTGATGGCCTACGTGCAGCTCACGCGAGGGTGA
- a CDS encoding peptidase U32 family protein, with product MPDLRPDLELLAPARNADIGIEAVNHGADAVYIGGPAFGARANAGNGIADIERLVRHAHRYGAKIFVTLNTILRDDELEPARRMAWQVYEAGADALIIQDMGLLELDLPPIQLHASTQTDIRTVEKARFLSQVGFSQIVLARELTLAQIREIAARTPAVLEFFIHGALCVAYSGQCYISHAHTGRSANRGDCSQACRLPYTVTDPQGRIIAHEKHVLSMKDNDQSANLRSLIDAGIRSFKIEGRYKDMGYVKNITAHYRQLLDEILEERPALKRASSGRTRLFFTPEPQRNFNRGSTDYFVNGRQDDIGAFDTPKHAGLPLGHVVEVTPEWFEVQTEAELHNGDGLTYYDLQRELVGLQVNRAEKVAEGWRVYPNESIASCKDLRPGTEVHRNRDMAWDRLLARKSSDRRIGLSLHWRADAAGATLSGQDEDGHRAEVRTRQPLASAQDAARAESVLREHLVKLGNTIFEAADLRVEGGDRFVPIGLVNAMRRELVDRLEAVRAAAYRRPARTPAVEPPVPYPEDVLTYLANVYNHKARDFYAKHGVKVIEAAYESHEALGEVSLMITKHCVRYSLSLCPKQAKGVTGVQGTVRAEPLTLVNGNERLTLRFDCKPCEMHVVGKIKRSVLKQVPAAPVRFYRTRPPSPTTR from the coding sequence ATGCCCGACTTGCGTCCTGACCTCGAACTGCTTGCGCCTGCCCGCAATGCCGACATCGGCATCGAGGCGGTGAACCACGGCGCCGACGCCGTCTACATCGGCGGGCCGGCGTTCGGCGCGCGTGCGAACGCCGGCAACGGGATCGCCGACATCGAGCGGCTGGTGCGTCACGCCCACCGCTACGGGGCGAAGATCTTCGTCACGCTCAACACCATCTTGCGCGACGACGAGCTGGAGCCCGCGCGCCGCATGGCGTGGCAGGTGTACGAGGCCGGCGCGGACGCGCTCATCATCCAGGACATGGGCCTGCTGGAGCTGGACTTGCCGCCGATCCAGCTGCACGCCAGCACGCAGACGGACATCCGCACCGTCGAGAAGGCCCGATTCCTCTCGCAGGTGGGGTTCTCGCAGATCGTGCTTGCGCGCGAGCTCACGCTCGCTCAGATCCGTGAGATCGCCGCCCGCACGCCGGCCGTGCTCGAGTTCTTCATCCATGGCGCCCTGTGCGTGGCCTACAGCGGGCAGTGCTACATCAGCCATGCCCACACCGGCCGCAGCGCCAACCGGGGCGATTGCTCTCAGGCCTGCCGCCTGCCCTACACCGTCACCGACCCGCAGGGCCGCATCATCGCGCACGAGAAGCACGTGCTGTCGATGAAGGACAACGACCAGTCGGCCAACCTGCGCTCGCTGATCGACGCGGGCATCCGTTCGTTCAAGATCGAGGGCCGCTACAAGGACATGGGCTACGTGAAGAACATCACCGCCCACTACCGCCAGTTGCTCGACGAGATCCTCGAAGAACGGCCCGCCCTGAAGCGCGCCTCCAGCGGCCGCACGCGCTTGTTCTTCACGCCGGAGCCTCAGCGCAACTTCAACCGCGGCTCGACCGACTACTTCGTCAACGGCCGCCAGGACGACATCGGGGCCTTCGACACACCCAAGCACGCGGGGCTACCTCTCGGCCATGTGGTCGAGGTGACGCCCGAGTGGTTCGAAGTGCAGACCGAGGCCGAACTGCACAACGGCGACGGGCTGACCTACTACGATTTGCAGCGCGAACTCGTCGGGCTCCAGGTGAACCGCGCCGAGAAGGTCGCCGAGGGCTGGCGCGTGTATCCGAACGAAAGCATCGCCTCGTGCAAGGACCTGCGCCCCGGCACCGAGGTGCACCGCAACCGCGACATGGCCTGGGACCGGCTGCTGGCCCGCAAGTCCTCGGACCGGCGCATCGGCCTGTCACTGCACTGGCGCGCCGATGCGGCCGGGGCGACGCTTTCGGGGCAGGACGAGGACGGACACCGCGCCGAAGTGCGCACGCGACAGCCCCTGGCGAGCGCGCAGGACGCGGCGCGGGCCGAGTCGGTGCTGCGCGAGCACCTGGTCAAGCTGGGCAACACGATCTTCGAGGCCGCAGACCTCCGCGTGGAAGGCGGCGATCGGTTCGTGCCCATCGGCCTCGTCAACGCGATGCGGCGCGAGCTGGTGGACCGCCTCGAAGCCGTGCGGGCCGCCGCGTATCGACGCCCGGCGCGCACGCCGGCCGTCGAGCCGCCGGTGCCGTACCCGGAGGACGTGCTCACCTACCTGGCCAACGTCTACAACCACAAAGCCAGGGACTTCTACGCCAAGCACGGCGTCAAAGTGATCGAGGCGGCGTACGAGTCGCACGAGGCACTGGGCGAGGTGAGCCTCATGATCACCAAGCACTGCGTGCGCTACTCGCTGAGCCTGTGCCCGAAGCAGGCCAAAGGCGTGACAGGCGTGCAGGGCACGGTGCGCGCCGAGCCGCTCACGCTCGTCAATGGGAACGAACGGCTGACGCTGCGCTTCGACTGCAAACCCTGCGAGATGCATGTGGTGGGCAAGATCAAGCGCTCGGTGCTCAAGCAGGTGCCCGCTGCCCCCGTGCGCTTCTACCGCACACGCCCGCCCTCACCCACCACGCGGTAG
- a CDS encoding metal-dependent hydrolase, which translates to MTELVVRRLMIDLERPFERRWAGGDAFRSAFMNALSMSFPLGEQFFIDAVRQGLKALPEAQRAGMERQVQGFVGQEATHRRIHALFNGHLERQGFVNTWEGRIRRRLQRLEGKDPRHAVAATAATEHFTAILAEHLLAHPEALGDCEPRLLTMWLWHASEESEHRCIAFDLYRAMGGNERWRLRWFRLVTFFFLTDVLRQTLDNLRRDRALWRASTWRSAWQFLFGPTGLVRLTYRPWRAYLRPDFHPSREESGRAQQWLTAHADAYRVVGEGGRVR; encoded by the coding sequence ATGACTGAACTCGTCGTTCGACGGCTGATGATCGACCTGGAGCGCCCCTTCGAGCGTCGATGGGCGGGTGGGGATGCTTTCCGCAGCGCCTTCATGAACGCGCTGTCGATGAGCTTCCCCCTCGGGGAGCAGTTCTTCATCGACGCCGTCCGGCAGGGGCTGAAGGCCCTGCCCGAGGCCCAGCGGGCCGGCATGGAGCGGCAAGTGCAGGGGTTCGTCGGCCAGGAGGCCACGCACCGCCGCATCCACGCGCTCTTCAACGGGCACCTGGAGCGGCAGGGTTTCGTCAACACGTGGGAAGGCCGCATCCGCCGTCGTCTGCAACGTCTGGAAGGCAAGGACCCGCGTCACGCGGTCGCTGCCACGGCCGCGACCGAGCACTTCACCGCGATCTTGGCCGAGCACCTGCTCGCCCATCCCGAGGCCCTGGGCGACTGCGAGCCGCGCTTGCTCACGATGTGGCTGTGGCACGCGTCGGAGGAATCGGAGCACAGGTGCATCGCCTTCGACCTCTACCGGGCCATGGGTGGCAACGAGCGCTGGCGGCTGCGATGGTTCCGCCTCGTCACGTTCTTCTTTCTGACCGATGTGCTGCGGCAAACGCTCGACAACCTGCGGCGCGATCGCGCGCTGTGGCGCGCGTCCACGTGGCGCAGCGCCTGGCAGTTTCTCTTCGGCCCCACCGGCCTGGTGCGGCTGACCTATCGGCCCTGGCGCGCCTACTTGCGGCCGGACTTTCACCCGAGCCGTGAGGAGTCGGGCCGTGCGCAGCAGTGGCTCACGGCCCACGCCGACGCCTACCGCGTGGTGGGTGAGGGCGGGCGTGTGCGGTAG
- a CDS encoding TetR/AcrR family transcriptional regulator, with the protein MSATAPLPLSDHRRRLLDAMAACVASQGYPDTTIADIAARARVSKRTFYEHFGSKADCLVALYRTASAEALDVLRQAIDPARPWQEQVEQALGAYLRVLAANPVLLRTLFIEILGLGEIGLKARREVVRDIADFIARTVAGAGDAAVVTPWPHLHQTAVGVIGAINELVLEAIENDRVDRLPELTTAAARWVRALFEAGRPAG; encoded by the coding sequence ATGAGTGCCACTGCCCCGTTGCCTCTTTCGGACCACCGCCGCCGGCTGTTGGACGCCATGGCCGCCTGCGTCGCGAGCCAAGGCTACCCGGACACCACCATCGCGGACATCGCGGCCCGCGCCCGTGTCTCCAAGCGCACGTTCTATGAGCACTTCGGCAGCAAGGCGGATTGCCTCGTCGCGCTCTATCGCACCGCGAGCGCCGAGGCGCTCGACGTGCTGCGCCAGGCCATCGACCCCGCCCGCCCCTGGCAAGAGCAGGTCGAGCAGGCGCTCGGGGCCTATCTGCGGGTGCTGGCCGCCAACCCGGTGCTGCTGCGCACGCTCTTCATCGAGATCCTGGGGCTCGGTGAGATCGGCCTCAAGGCCCGACGCGAGGTGGTGCGCGACATCGCCGACTTCATCGCCCGCACCGTGGCCGGGGCGGGCGACGCGGCTGTCGTCACGCCATGGCCTCACTTGCACCAGACGGCCGTCGGTGTGATCGGCGCCATCAACGAACTGGTGCTCGAGGCGATCGAGAACGACCGTGTGGACCGCCTGCCGGAGCTGACGACAGCCGCCGCGCGCTGGGTGCGCGCGCTCTTCGAGGCCGGACGACCGGCAGGCTGA
- the purL gene encoding phosphoribosylformylglycinamidine synthase, producing MTATSKHLRHFEGGNALSEFRAQALLPRLQALNPRIVAVHARHVHWVWSDHPLQRAELDKLEALLNYGDPYTGPADGELVVVAPRFGTVSPWASKATDIAHNCGLAIRRVERVTEYRLTLKSGLLGGVRHLEDAERAKVAALLHDRMTESVVFERDQAQHLFDEQPGKPMAHVDVLRQGRAALEAANREFGLALSDDEIDYLVQAFTELGRNPTDVELMMFAQANSEHCRHKIFNAKFTIDGVEQERSMFQMIRNTHQLAPQYTVIAYADNAAVMEGGPIERWAPQGYTNAPAYVARPEVAHVLMKVETHNHPTAISPHPGAATGAGGEIRDEGATGRGARPKAGLTGFSVSNLYLPGTNEPWEREPYGKPEHIASPLQIMIEGPLGGAAFNNEFGRPNLGGYFRVYEQTVAGVRRGYHKPIMIAGGVGQISDGQTKKLPFGAGTLLIQLGGPGMRIGMGGGAASSMAAGVNAAELDFDSVQRGNPEIQRRAQEVINHCWALGDKNPILAIHDVGAGGLSNAFPELVDGAGKGATFDLRRVPLEESGLAPKEIWCNESQERYVLAIAPESLPIFDAMCQRERCPYAVIGTATDDQELVLEDGPGGERAIDMPMEVLLGKPPKMHRVVERVERRGEPLDLTGVKLEQVAFDVLRHPTVASKRFLITIGDRTVGGLSHRDQMVGPWQVPVADCAVTLADYAGYRGEAMSMGERTPVAGLDAPASGRMAVAEAITNLLAAPIELARVKLSCNWMAACGEPGEDAALYDTVKAVGMELCPALGVSVPVGKDSLSMRTRWSEGGADKQVTAPVSLIVSAFATLEDVRGTLTPQLRKDAVDTVLILVDLGRGRHRLGASMLAQVLGQTGDAVPDLDDPELLKQLVAAVNRLRHEGRLLAYHDRSDGGLWATVCEMAFAGHTGVSLNVDMLVTESDGIADSRAEYGDSKNWASQVSERRNELTLRALFAEELGAVLQVRAEHRDAVMQVLREYGLSRHSHVIGKPNDRGVVEVWRDAKAIFSAPLEQLHKAWDEVSWRIARLRDNPACADSEHEAAGRADDPGLHLHLTFDPQEDVAAPFIAKARPKVAILREQGVNSQLEMAYAMAQAGFESYDVHMSDLQAGRARLDQFQGFVACGGFSYGDTLGAGEGWARSILFNPKLAEQFAQFFDRGDTFALGVCNGCQMMAALAPMIPGAQDWPKFTRNKSEQFEARLSLVEVLDSPSIFFAGMAGSRIPIAVAHGEGYADFSQRGNAERVVGAMRYVDHHGLATEMYPYNPNGSPGGLTAVTTADGRFTVLMPHPERVFRNVQMSWTSADRTGFSPWMRMFRNARKWVG from the coding sequence GTGACCGCCACCTCCAAACACCTCCGCCACTTCGAGGGCGGCAATGCCCTTTCCGAGTTCCGCGCCCAGGCGCTGCTGCCCCGGCTTCAGGCCCTCAACCCCCGTATCGTCGCCGTCCACGCGCGCCATGTGCATTGGGTGTGGTCCGACCATCCGCTGCAAAGGGCGGAGCTGGACAAGCTGGAGGCGCTGCTGAACTACGGCGATCCCTACACGGGGCCGGCCGACGGTGAACTGGTGGTCGTCGCGCCGCGCTTCGGCACCGTCTCGCCCTGGGCGTCCAAGGCCACGGACATCGCTCACAACTGCGGGCTCGCCATCCGGCGCGTGGAGCGGGTGACCGAGTACCGGCTGACGCTCAAGTCGGGCCTGCTCGGCGGCGTCCGCCATCTGGAGGATGCGGAGCGCGCGAAGGTGGCAGCGCTCCTGCACGACCGCATGACCGAGAGCGTGGTGTTCGAGCGCGACCAGGCGCAACACCTGTTCGACGAGCAACCCGGCAAGCCCATGGCGCACGTGGACGTGCTGCGGCAAGGGCGCGCCGCGCTGGAGGCGGCCAACCGCGAATTCGGGCTGGCGCTGTCGGACGACGAGATCGACTACCTGGTGCAGGCCTTCACCGAGCTCGGGCGCAACCCGACCGACGTCGAACTGATGATGTTCGCGCAGGCCAACAGCGAGCACTGCCGGCACAAGATCTTCAACGCCAAGTTCACGATCGACGGCGTGGAGCAGGAACGCTCGATGTTCCAGATGATCCGCAACACGCACCAGCTCGCGCCTCAGTACACGGTGATCGCTTACGCGGACAACGCCGCCGTGATGGAAGGCGGCCCGATCGAGCGATGGGCGCCGCAGGGGTACACGAACGCGCCGGCCTACGTCGCCCGCCCCGAGGTGGCGCATGTGCTGATGAAGGTCGAGACGCACAACCACCCGACGGCGATCTCGCCCCATCCGGGTGCGGCGACGGGCGCAGGCGGCGAGATCCGGGACGAGGGCGCGACCGGACGCGGGGCCCGGCCGAAGGCCGGCCTGACGGGCTTCTCCGTCTCCAACCTGTACCTGCCCGGGACGAACGAGCCGTGGGAACGGGAACCGTACGGCAAGCCCGAGCACATCGCCAGCCCGCTGCAGATCATGATCGAAGGGCCCTTGGGCGGGGCGGCCTTCAACAACGAGTTCGGGCGTCCCAACCTCGGCGGCTACTTCCGCGTGTACGAACAGACGGTGGCTGGCGTGCGCCGCGGCTACCACAAGCCCATCATGATCGCCGGCGGCGTCGGGCAGATCAGCGACGGCCAGACCAAGAAGCTGCCCTTCGGCGCGGGCACCCTGCTCATCCAGCTCGGGGGCCCCGGCATGCGCATCGGCATGGGCGGCGGTGCCGCCAGTTCCATGGCGGCGGGCGTCAATGCGGCCGAGCTGGACTTCGACTCGGTGCAGCGGGGCAACCCCGAGATCCAGCGCCGCGCGCAGGAGGTCATCAACCACTGCTGGGCGCTGGGCGACAAGAACCCCATTCTGGCCATTCATGACGTGGGCGCAGGCGGGCTGTCCAACGCCTTTCCCGAACTGGTGGACGGGGCCGGCAAGGGGGCGACCTTCGACCTGCGCCGCGTGCCCCTGGAGGAAAGCGGCCTCGCGCCCAAGGAGATCTGGTGCAACGAGAGCCAGGAGCGCTACGTGCTGGCCATTGCGCCCGAGAGCCTGCCGATCTTCGACGCGATGTGCCAGCGCGAGCGCTGCCCCTACGCCGTGATCGGCACCGCGACCGACGACCAGGAGCTGGTGCTGGAAGACGGACCGGGGGGCGAGCGTGCGATCGACATGCCGATGGAGGTGTTGCTGGGCAAGCCGCCCAAGATGCACCGGGTGGTCGAGCGCGTCGAGCGGCGCGGCGAACCGTTGGACCTCACCGGCGTCAAACTCGAGCAGGTGGCGTTCGACGTCCTGCGCCACCCGACGGTGGCGAGCAAGCGCTTTCTCATCACCATCGGCGACCGCACGGTGGGCGGCCTCAGCCATCGCGACCAGATGGTCGGCCCCTGGCAAGTGCCGGTGGCCGACTGCGCCGTCACGCTGGCCGACTATGCCGGCTACCGCGGCGAGGCGATGAGCATGGGTGAACGCACCCCCGTCGCCGGCCTCGACGCGCCGGCCTCCGGCCGCATGGCGGTCGCCGAAGCCATCACCAACCTGCTGGCCGCGCCGATCGAGCTGGCCCGCGTCAAACTCTCGTGCAACTGGATGGCCGCCTGCGGCGAGCCGGGCGAGGATGCGGCGCTGTACGACACCGTCAAGGCGGTGGGCATGGAGCTGTGCCCCGCGCTGGGTGTTTCGGTGCCCGTCGGCAAGGATTCGCTGTCGATGCGCACGCGCTGGAGCGAGGGGGGCGCAGACAAACAGGTCACCGCGCCGGTGTCGCTGATCGTCTCGGCATTCGCCACGCTGGAGGACGTCCGCGGCACGCTCACGCCGCAGCTGCGCAAGGACGCGGTCGACACGGTGCTGATCCTGGTCGATCTGGGCCGGGGCCGCCATCGCCTGGGCGCCTCCATGCTGGCCCAGGTGCTGGGTCAGACCGGCGACGCCGTGCCCGATCTGGACGACCCCGAGCTGCTGAAGCAGCTCGTGGCGGCGGTGAACCGCTTGCGCCACGAAGGGCGGCTGCTCGCCTACCACGACCGCTCCGATGGCGGACTCTGGGCCACCGTGTGCGAGATGGCCTTTGCCGGCCACACGGGCGTGTCGCTCAATGTCGACATGCTGGTCACCGAAAGCGACGGCATCGCGGACAGCCGCGCGGAGTACGGCGACTCCAAGAACTGGGCGTCGCAGGTCAGCGAGCGCCGCAACGAGCTGACGCTGCGCGCGCTCTTTGCCGAGGAGCTGGGCGCCGTGCTGCAAGTGCGCGCCGAGCATCGCGACGCCGTGATGCAGGTGCTGCGCGAGTACGGCCTGTCGCGCCACAGCCATGTGATCGGCAAACCCAACGACCGCGGCGTGGTCGAGGTCTGGCGCGATGCGAAGGCGATCTTCTCGGCGCCGCTGGAGCAACTGCACAAGGCCTGGGACGAGGTCTCTTGGCGCATCGCCCGCCTGCGTGACAACCCCGCCTGCGCCGACAGCGAGCACGAGGCGGCCGGGCGTGCCGACGACCCCGGTTTGCATCTGCACCTGACTTTCGATCCGCAGGAGGATGTGGCCGCGCCGTTCATCGCCAAGGCGCGCCCGAAGGTCGCCATCCTGCGCGAGCAGGGTGTCAATTCGCAGCTGGAGATGGCCTATGCGATGGCGCAGGCCGGCTTCGAGTCGTACGACGTGCATATGAGCGACCTGCAAGCCGGCCGCGCGCGACTGGACCAGTTCCAGGGCTTCGTCGCCTGCGGGGGCTTCTCTTATGGCGACACCCTGGGCGCCGGCGAAGGCTGGGCGCGCTCCATCCTGTTCAACCCGAAGCTGGCGGAGCAGTTCGCGCAGTTCTTCGACCGCGGCGACACGTTTGCGCTCGGCGTGTGCAACGGCTGCCAGATGATGGCCGCCTTGGCGCCCATGATCCCCGGCGCGCAAGACTGGCCCAAGTTCACGCGCAACAAGAGCGAGCAGTTCGAGGCACGGCTGAGCCTCGTCGAAGTGCTCGACAGCCCGTCGATCTTCTTCGCCGGAATGGCCGGCAGCCGCATCCCCATCGCCGTGGCGCATGGCGAGGGGTACGCCGACTTCTCTCAGCGCGGCAATGCCGAGCGCGTCGTCGGGGCCATGCGATATGTCGACCACCACGGGCTTGCGACCGAGATGTACCCGTACAACCCGAACGGCAGCCCCGGGGGGCTCACCGCGGTGACCACCGCGGACGGCCGCTTCACCGTGCTCATGCCGCACCCCGAGCGGGTGTTCCGCAACGTGCAGATGAGCTGGACGTCGGCGGACAGGACGGGCTTCAGCCCCTGGATGCGGATGTTCCGCAACGCCCGCAAGTGGGTGGGGTGA
- the map gene encoding type I methionyl aminopeptidase — MTIHIKTGAEIEGMRLAGRLASEVLDHLTPYVKAGVTTEEIDRIAHEYIVNVQRAVPAPLNYAPPGYKPYPKSICTSINHVICHGIPNDRPLKNGDILNIDVTVIKDGFHGDTSRMFIIGEASIQARRLCQITYEAMWRGIMKVKPGARLGDIGHAIQTFAENAGYSVVREFCGHGIGRKFHEEPQVLHYGRPGTGEELVPGMTFTIEPMINAGRREIREMPDGWTIVTKDRSLSAQWEHTVLVTDTGVEVLTLSAGYPPLPEFVTGVAVPA; from the coding sequence ATGACCATCCACATCAAGACCGGCGCCGAGATCGAGGGCATGCGCCTGGCCGGGCGGCTGGCCTCCGAAGTGCTCGATCACCTGACGCCGTACGTCAAAGCCGGCGTCACCACCGAAGAGATCGACCGCATCGCACACGAGTACATCGTCAACGTGCAACGGGCCGTGCCGGCGCCCCTCAACTACGCGCCGCCGGGCTACAAGCCCTATCCCAAGTCCATCTGCACGTCGATCAACCACGTCATCTGTCACGGCATCCCGAACGATCGGCCGCTGAAGAACGGCGACATCCTCAACATCGACGTCACGGTCATCAAGGACGGCTTTCACGGTGACACCAGCCGCATGTTCATCATCGGCGAGGCGTCCATCCAGGCGCGGCGGCTGTGCCAGATCACCTACGAGGCGATGTGGCGCGGCATCATGAAGGTCAAACCGGGCGCCCGCCTGGGCGACATCGGCCACGCCATCCAGACCTTCGCCGAGAACGCCGGCTACTCGGTGGTGCGCGAGTTCTGCGGGCACGGCATCGGACGAAAGTTCCACGAGGAGCCGCAGGTGCTGCACTATGGGCGCCCGGGCACGGGCGAGGAACTGGTGCCGGGCATGACCTTCACGATCGAGCCCATGATCAACGCCGGCCGGCGAGAGATCCGCGAGATGCCCGACGGCTGGACGATCGTCACCAAGGACCGTTCGCTCTCCGCGCAGTGGGAGCACACGGTCCTGGTGACCGACACGGGCGTCGAGGTGCTCACCCTGTCGGCCGGGTACCCCCCGCTGCCGGAGTTCGTCACCGGCGTGGCGGTGCCCGCCTGA